A region of Streptomyces sp. NBC_01788 DNA encodes the following proteins:
- a CDS encoding carbohydrate ABC transporter permease: MTTTTLTEPETPTDAPRRTRRPKAARAGGQLHAGPIAYVILALFTIGSLFPLVWTAIAASRNNNRLAQTPPPFWFGSNLTHNLQVAWTDANLGKAFVNTTIVAGTSAATVVFLSTIAGFAFAKLRFKGRGALMLIVIGTMMVPPQLSIIPLYMMVAKLDWTDQLQAVILPSLVSAFGVFFMRQYLLQALPDEIIEAARVDGASSWRVVWHVVFPAARPAMAVLGMLMFVQTWNDFLWPFLVLTQTGNPTVQVALAGLGRGYTPDQSLIMAGALLGTLPLLLVFAIFGKQIVGGIMQGAVKG, from the coding sequence GTGACGACGACGACCCTGACCGAACCCGAGACGCCGACCGACGCGCCCCGCCGGACGCGCCGGCCCAAGGCCGCCCGCGCGGGCGGACAACTGCACGCCGGCCCGATCGCCTACGTGATCCTGGCGCTGTTCACCATCGGCTCGCTGTTCCCGCTGGTGTGGACGGCGATCGCCGCCTCCCGGAACAACAACCGGCTGGCGCAGACCCCGCCGCCCTTCTGGTTCGGCTCGAACCTGACGCACAACCTCCAGGTCGCCTGGACGGACGCCAATCTGGGCAAGGCCTTCGTCAACACCACGATCGTGGCGGGGACCTCCGCGGCGACGGTCGTGTTCCTGTCGACGATCGCCGGCTTCGCCTTCGCCAAGCTGCGCTTCAAGGGCCGGGGCGCGCTGATGCTGATCGTGATCGGCACGATGATGGTGCCGCCGCAGCTCAGCATCATCCCGCTGTACATGATGGTGGCCAAGCTGGACTGGACCGACCAGTTGCAGGCAGTGATCCTGCCGTCGCTGGTCAGCGCGTTCGGTGTGTTCTTCATGCGGCAGTACCTGCTTCAGGCGCTGCCGGACGAGATCATCGAGGCCGCCCGGGTGGACGGCGCGAGCAGTTGGCGTGTGGTGTGGCACGTGGTGTTCCCGGCGGCGCGACCCGCGATGGCCGTGCTGGGGATGCTGATGTTCGTGCAGACCTGGAACGACTTCCTGTGGCCCTTCCTGGTCCTGACCCAGACCGGCAACCCGACCGTGCAGGTCGCCCTCGCGGGCCTGGGCCGCGGCTACACCCCCGACCAGTCCCTGATCATGGCGGGCGCGCTGCTCGGCACACTGCCGCTGCTGCTCGTCTTCGCGATCTTCGGCAAGCAGATCGTGGGCGGCATCATGCAGGGCGCGGTCAAGGGCTGA
- a CDS encoding GH1 family beta-glucosidase — protein sequence MPESAQPVTPVTFPPAFLWGAATSAYQIEGAVREDGRTPSIWDTFSHTPGKTAGGETGDIAVDHYHRYRDDVALMADLGLKAYRFSISWPRVQPTGRGPAVQVGLDFYRRLVDELLDHGIKPAVTLYHWDLPQELEDAGGWPERETALRFAEYAQIVGEALGDRVEQWITLNEPWCTAFLGYGSGVHAPGRTEPAATLRAAHHLNLAHGLGTQALRSVMPARNSVAVSLNSSVVRTVSQDPADLAAAQKIDDLANGIFHGPMLHGAYPATLLEATSSLTDWSFVQDGDVRTAHQPLDALGLNYYTPALVSAADTTLEGPRADGHGASEHSPWPGADDVTFHQTPGDRTEMGWTIDPSGLHELIMRYSREAPGLALYVTENGAAYDDKVDADGRVHDPERVAYLHSHLAAVRRAITDGADVRGYYLWSLMDNFEWAYGYSKRFGAVYVDYSTLARIPKSSAHWYGKAARTGELPSPDAV from the coding sequence ATGCCTGAGTCCGCACAGCCGGTGACCCCGGTGACCTTTCCGCCCGCATTCCTCTGGGGCGCCGCGACCTCCGCGTACCAGATCGAGGGGGCGGTGCGGGAGGACGGCCGCACGCCCTCGATCTGGGACACCTTCAGCCATACCCCGGGCAAGACCGCCGGAGGTGAGACCGGTGACATCGCTGTCGACCACTACCACCGCTACCGCGACGACGTGGCCCTGATGGCGGACCTGGGCCTGAAGGCCTACCGCTTCTCCATCTCCTGGCCACGGGTGCAGCCCACCGGCCGGGGCCCCGCCGTCCAGGTGGGCCTGGACTTCTACCGCCGTCTCGTGGACGAGCTCCTGGACCACGGGATCAAGCCGGCGGTCACCCTCTACCACTGGGACCTGCCGCAGGAACTGGAGGACGCGGGCGGCTGGCCCGAGCGCGAGACCGCGCTGCGCTTCGCGGAGTACGCGCAGATCGTCGGTGAGGCGCTCGGCGACCGGGTGGAGCAGTGGATCACCCTCAACGAGCCGTGGTGCACCGCCTTCCTGGGCTACGGCTCCGGGGTGCACGCCCCGGGCCGCACCGAGCCCGCGGCCACGCTGCGCGCGGCCCACCACCTGAACCTGGCCCACGGTCTGGGCACGCAGGCGCTGAGGTCGGTGATGCCGGCCCGCAACTCGGTCGCGGTCAGCCTCAACTCCTCGGTGGTCCGCACGGTCTCGCAGGACCCCGCGGACCTGGCGGCGGCCCAGAAGATCGACGACCTGGCCAACGGGATCTTCCACGGCCCGATGCTGCACGGTGCGTACCCGGCCACGCTGCTGGAGGCGACCTCCTCCCTCACGGACTGGTCCTTCGTCCAGGACGGCGATGTGCGCACCGCCCACCAGCCGCTGGACGCGCTCGGCCTCAACTACTACACGCCGGCCCTGGTGTCGGCGGCGGACACGACGCTGGAGGGTCCGCGGGCCGACGGTCACGGGGCGAGCGAGCACTCGCCGTGGCCCGGCGCGGACGACGTGACGTTCCACCAGACGCCGGGCGACCGCACCGAGATGGGCTGGACGATCGACCCGAGCGGCCTGCACGAGCTGATCATGCGCTACTCCCGCGAGGCACCGGGGCTGGCCCTGTACGTCACCGAGAACGGCGCCGCCTACGACGACAAGGTGGACGCCGACGGCCGCGTGCACGACCCGGAGCGCGTCGCCTACCTGCACTCGCACCTGGCGGCGGTGCGCAGGGCCATCACGGACGGCGCGGACGTCCGCGGGTACTACCTGTGGTCCCTGATGGACAACTTCGAGTGGGCCTACGGGTACAGCAAGCGGTTCGGCGCGGTCTACGTCGACTACAGCACCCTCGCCCGGATCCCGAAGTCCAGCGCCCACTGGTACGGCAAGGCCGCCCGCACCGGGGAGCTGCCGTCGCCGGACGCCGTCTGA
- a CDS encoding sensor histidine kinase — MRWALVKVCLAVTTMVVIAFAVPLALVIQEMARDRAFSNAERQAAAVAPALSITTEREPLERVVASAGSDARMAVHVPAVDGAAPVEIGRARATGEDVATVRRTGRASTADVPGGSTLLQPVALSSGAIAVVEVYVPEAEVGKGVGTAWAVLAGVGAALVVGSVAVADRLGVRMVGPAQRLAEGAHELGEGRLGARVPEDGPTELRLAAVAFNSMADQVVQLLANERELAADLSHRLRTPLTVLRLNAASLGDGPAAEQTRTAVAQLEREVDTIIRTAREAKPQTAAAGPGAGCDAAEVVRERMEFWSALAEDEGRKWRLAGVERPVRIPVARADLAAALDALLGNVFRHTAEGTAFAVDVHNGDDAVIVLVSDAGPGIPDPDAAILRGRGSGNDGSTGLGLDIVRRLAESTGGDVRIGSSVLGGTEVRIWIQLDARSPVRSGHRGAVRRRRPGRSAARLGRTRSLP; from the coding sequence ATGAGATGGGCACTGGTCAAGGTCTGCCTCGCGGTCACCACGATGGTCGTGATCGCCTTCGCCGTCCCGCTCGCCCTGGTCATCCAGGAGATGGCCCGGGACCGCGCCTTCTCCAACGCCGAGCGCCAGGCCGCGGCGGTCGCGCCCGCCCTGTCCATCACCACCGAGCGCGAGCCGTTGGAGCGGGTCGTCGCCTCGGCGGGCTCCGACGCCCGGATGGCCGTGCACGTACCGGCCGTCGACGGCGCCGCTCCCGTCGAGATCGGCCGTGCCCGGGCCACCGGCGAGGACGTCGCGACCGTGCGGCGGACGGGCCGCGCCTCCACCGCCGACGTACCCGGCGGATCCACGCTGCTCCAGCCGGTCGCGCTGAGCTCCGGCGCCATCGCGGTCGTCGAGGTCTACGTCCCCGAGGCCGAGGTCGGCAAGGGCGTGGGCACGGCCTGGGCGGTGCTCGCCGGCGTGGGCGCGGCGCTCGTCGTCGGCTCGGTCGCCGTCGCCGACCGGCTCGGCGTACGGATGGTGGGGCCCGCGCAGCGGCTGGCCGAGGGCGCGCACGAACTGGGCGAGGGCAGGCTGGGCGCCCGGGTGCCCGAGGACGGACCGACCGAACTGCGGCTCGCCGCCGTCGCGTTCAACTCCATGGCCGACCAGGTCGTCCAACTGCTCGCGAACGAACGCGAACTGGCGGCCGACCTGTCCCACCGGCTGCGTACGCCGCTCACCGTGCTGCGCCTGAACGCGGCCTCGCTCGGAGACGGGCCCGCCGCCGAGCAGACCCGGACGGCGGTCGCCCAGCTGGAGCGGGAGGTCGACACGATCATCCGCACCGCCCGGGAGGCCAAGCCGCAGACGGCGGCCGCCGGTCCGGGCGCCGGGTGCGACGCGGCCGAAGTCGTCCGCGAGCGGATGGAGTTCTGGTCGGCGCTCGCCGAGGACGAGGGCCGCAAGTGGCGGCTGGCCGGCGTCGAGCGGCCGGTGCGCATACCCGTGGCCCGCGCCGACCTCGCGGCCGCGCTGGACGCCCTGCTCGGCAACGTCTTCCGGCACACCGCCGAGGGCACCGCGTTCGCCGTCGACGTGCACAACGGCGACGACGCGGTGATCGTGCTGGTCTCCGACGCCGGACCGGGTATACCCGACCCGGACGCGGCGATACTGCGCGGGCGCGGTTCGGGGAACGACGGCTCCACGGGACTCGGCCTGGACATCGTGCGCAGGCTCGCGGAGTCCACCGGCGGGGACGTGCGGATCGGCTCCTCCGTGCTCGGCGGCACGGAGGTGCGGATCTGGATCCAGCTCGACGCACGCTCCCCGGTCCGTTCAGGACACCGGGGAGCGGTGCGCCGCCGCCGGCCGGGCAGATCGGCCGCACGCCTCGGCCGTACCCGGTCCCTTCCCTGA
- a CDS encoding response regulator transcription factor, giving the protein MASVLVVEDDPFVRSALIRHLTDASHTVRSVGTALEALREVAHLRFDLVVLDLGLPDLDGSEALKMLRGITDVPVIIATARDDEAEIVRLLNAGADDYLTKPFSVEHLSARMAAVLRRARSATGGQPPSTVLRVGGLTVDPLRRQAELDGVRLDLTRREFDLLAFLAGRPGVVVARKELLAEVWRQSYGDDQTIDVHLSWLRRKLGETAARPRYLHTLRGVGVKLEPPGGEPPR; this is encoded by the coding sequence ATGGCAAGTGTTCTCGTGGTCGAGGACGACCCGTTCGTGCGCTCCGCGCTCATCCGGCACCTGACCGACGCCTCGCACACCGTGCGCAGTGTCGGCACGGCGCTCGAAGCGCTGCGCGAGGTCGCCCACCTCCGCTTCGACCTGGTCGTACTGGATCTCGGACTGCCCGATCTGGACGGCTCCGAGGCGCTGAAGATGCTGCGCGGCATCACCGACGTGCCCGTCATCATCGCCACCGCCCGGGACGACGAGGCGGAGATCGTCCGGCTGCTCAACGCCGGGGCGGACGACTACCTGACCAAGCCGTTCTCCGTCGAGCACCTGTCCGCGCGCATGGCCGCCGTGCTGCGCCGGGCCCGCTCCGCCACCGGCGGGCAGCCGCCGTCCACCGTGCTCCGGGTCGGCGGCCTGACCGTCGACCCGCTGCGCCGCCAGGCCGAGTTGGACGGCGTGCGGCTGGACCTGACCCGCCGCGAGTTCGACCTGCTCGCCTTCCTCGCCGGACGGCCGGGAGTGGTCGTGGCGCGCAAGGAGCTGCTCGCCGAGGTGTGGCGGCAGTCCTACGGCGACGACCAGACGATAGACGTCCATCTGTCCTGGCTCAGGCGGAAGTTGGGCGAGACCGCCGCCCGGCCCCGCTATCTGCACACCCTTCGGGGTGTGGGCGTGAAGCTGGAGCCGCCCGGAGGGGAGCCGCCGCGATGA
- a CDS encoding spermidine synthase: protein MGRTRSPRRGRGAVEAVAEQVDGGLAQLIPDRERARAWTLLIDGAPQSYVDLDDPAYLSFEYQRRLGHVIDLAAPAGRPVHAVHLGGGAFTLARYVAATRPRSTQQVVERDAALVQLVRRELPLDYGARLRVRSADAREGLAKVPDGWADLVIADVFSGARTPAHLTSTEFLDGVRRVLKPGGVYAANLADGPPLAHLRGQIATAAARFAELALVADPTVLRGKRFGNAVLVACDLPLPVAELTRRAATDPHPGRVEHGRALTDFTGGAAPVTDTAAVASPAPPPNAFR, encoded by the coding sequence ATGGGAAGGACCAGGAGCCCCCGCCGCGGGCGAGGAGCCGTCGAAGCCGTCGCCGAACAGGTCGACGGCGGGCTCGCACAGCTCATACCCGACCGGGAGCGGGCGCGGGCCTGGACCCTGCTGATCGACGGCGCCCCGCAGTCCTACGTCGACCTCGACGATCCGGCGTACCTCTCCTTCGAGTACCAGCGCCGGCTCGGGCACGTGATCGACCTCGCCGCACCGGCCGGCCGGCCCGTCCACGCGGTACACCTCGGCGGAGGGGCGTTCACCCTGGCCCGCTACGTCGCCGCCACCAGGCCCCGTTCCACCCAGCAGGTGGTCGAGCGGGACGCGGCCCTCGTCCAACTGGTGCGTCGGGAGCTGCCGTTGGATTACGGAGCCCGTCTTCGGGTGCGGTCGGCGGACGCCCGCGAGGGGCTCGCCAAAGTGCCGGACGGCTGGGCCGACCTGGTCATCGCGGACGTGTTCAGTGGCGCCCGTACGCCCGCCCACCTCACCTCGACGGAGTTCCTCGACGGGGTGCGCAGGGTCCTCAAGCCGGGCGGTGTCTACGCCGCCAACCTCGCCGACGGCCCGCCGCTGGCCCATCTGCGCGGCCAGATCGCCACCGCGGCCGCCCGGTTCGCCGAACTCGCGCTGGTCGCCGACCCGACCGTGCTGCGCGGCAAGCGCTTCGGCAACGCGGTACTCGTGGCTTGCGACCTCCCGCTGCCGGTCGCCGAACTGACCCGCCGGGCCGCCACCGACCCGCACCCGGGCCGCGTCGAACACGGCCGCGCCCTCACCGACTTCACCGGAGGGGCCGCACCGGTCACCGACACCGCGGCGGTCGCCTCACCGGCCCCGCCGCCGAACGCCTTCCGCTGA